The proteins below come from a single Roseiflexus sp. RS-1 genomic window:
- a CDS encoding GGDEF domain-containing response regulator: MSKEKILVVEDAPDISSLLKIYFTSQGYEVMTALRGQTALEICRKTPPNLALLDVNLPDMEGYEIGKALRQSARTRHIPIIFLTARGEKQDRLKGLGEVQAEYYIVKPFDIEEVHTIVKGALDRARQKNLTHPVTNLPTAELINEQYRALLATSGWALAMVHINGFETFTQSYGAMVGEEVLKFTALLISEAINELGRPEDFAGQMIVGPSFVITSAPDTIQAICQRLCDRFDADIGLHYDYKDRRNGYITIQGEDGSVRQLPLMSLSIGILTSDDGPFYDIRELSESVEEVRQRALTEAREQGRKSHMSIGRT; this comes from the coding sequence GTGAGCAAAGAAAAAATCCTGGTCGTCGAAGACGCCCCCGACATCTCCAGTCTGTTGAAGATCTACTTTACGTCGCAGGGGTATGAAGTGATGACCGCGCTTCGCGGTCAGACCGCGCTCGAAATCTGTCGTAAGACGCCGCCCAATCTGGCGCTGCTCGATGTCAATCTGCCCGATATGGAAGGGTATGAGATCGGCAAGGCGCTCCGCCAGAGCGCACGAACGCGCCATATTCCAATCATCTTTCTGACGGCCCGCGGCGAGAAGCAGGATCGCCTCAAGGGGCTTGGCGAAGTTCAGGCAGAGTACTATATCGTCAAACCCTTCGATATCGAAGAGGTGCATACGATTGTCAAAGGCGCCCTCGACCGCGCACGTCAGAAGAACCTGACCCATCCGGTGACCAACCTGCCGACCGCCGAGTTGATCAATGAGCAGTACCGCGCCCTGCTGGCAACCAGCGGTTGGGCGCTGGCGATGGTGCATATCAACGGCTTCGAAACGTTCACCCAGTCGTATGGCGCGATGGTGGGCGAAGAGGTGTTGAAATTCACCGCGCTGCTGATCAGTGAGGCGATCAATGAATTGGGACGTCCCGAAGATTTTGCCGGGCAGATGATCGTCGGTCCGTCGTTTGTTATCACATCGGCGCCTGATACTATTCAGGCTATCTGTCAGCGCCTGTGCGATCGGTTCGATGCGGATATCGGGTTGCACTACGATTACAAGGATCGCCGCAACGGCTACATCACGATCCAGGGAGAGGACGGCAGCGTGCGCCAGTTGCCGTTGATGTCGCTTTCGATCGGCATCCTGACCAGCGACGACGGTCCGTTCTACGACATCCGCGAACTCAGCGAGAGCGTCGAGGAAGTCCGGCAGCGCGCCCTCACCGAAGCCCGCGAGCAGGGACGCAAAAGCCATATGAGCATCGGACGGACGTGA
- a CDS encoding glycosyltransferase family 4 protein — protein sequence MRIVMLAPFGIRPKGTLAARMLPLAQALVRRGHQVVIVAPPVHNPDDAATCVEYEGVPVIHTAAPRAPGVAQQTLALLQATLRQRPDVVHLFKPKGYAGLAALALHHLRPALPLVVDTDDWEGPGGWNDLLPYPSAAKRLFAWQERDLLRRADAITVASRALETLVWSMGIAPDRVFYLPNGVRPSTLNLQPSTFNLQPSTLNLQPSTFNPQPSTLNLQPSTFNPQPSTFNLLLYTRFWELDVREVVAALVGVAARCPNVRLIIVGKGERGEENELLRLVQRTGLASFVDYRGWLMPDHIPATLAEADVALMPMRDTLINRARGLAKLLELMGAGLPIVASRVGQAAEYLEHGVSGWLVPPENPGALAEAVLRLIGDADLRQRLGIGAQYAARQYSWDLLAPIAERAYAQAVNQSYYQFDSMSINRIP from the coding sequence ATGCGGATTGTGATGCTTGCTCCATTTGGCATCCGCCCGAAAGGGACGCTGGCGGCGCGTATGTTGCCGCTGGCGCAGGCGCTCGTGCGACGCGGACATCAGGTGGTCATCGTTGCGCCGCCGGTGCATAACCCCGATGATGCTGCAACGTGCGTCGAATATGAGGGAGTGCCGGTGATCCATACTGCCGCGCCGCGAGCGCCAGGCGTGGCGCAGCAGACGCTGGCGCTGCTGCAAGCGACGCTGCGGCAACGTCCTGATGTTGTGCATCTCTTCAAACCGAAAGGGTACGCTGGTCTGGCGGCGCTGGCGCTGCATCACCTTCGTCCGGCGCTGCCGCTGGTGGTGGATACCGATGATTGGGAGGGTCCCGGCGGCTGGAATGATCTGCTCCCCTATCCATCAGCGGCGAAGCGGCTATTTGCCTGGCAGGAGCGCGATCTGCTGCGTCGCGCTGACGCAATCACCGTTGCCAGTCGCGCACTCGAGACGCTGGTGTGGAGCATGGGCATCGCGCCTGATCGCGTCTTCTACCTCCCCAACGGCGTCAGACCCTCAACCCTCAACCTTCAACCCTCAACCTTCAACCTTCAACCTTCAACCCTCAACCTTCAACCCTCAACCTTCAACCCTCAACCTTCAACCCTCAACCTTCAACCCTCAACCTTCAACCCTCAACCTTCAACCTTCAACCTCCTCCTCTACACCCGCTTCTGGGAACTCGATGTGCGCGAGGTCGTTGCGGCGCTGGTCGGGGTTGCCGCCCGTTGCCCGAATGTGCGCCTGATTATCGTCGGCAAGGGCGAACGTGGCGAGGAGAACGAGTTGCTGCGACTGGTTCAACGTACCGGTCTCGCTTCCTTCGTCGATTATCGTGGCTGGTTGATGCCGGATCACATCCCGGCGACGCTGGCAGAAGCCGATGTCGCGCTTATGCCGATGCGGGATACGCTGATCAACCGTGCACGCGGTCTGGCAAAACTGCTCGAATTGATGGGCGCCGGTCTCCCGATTGTCGCCAGTCGGGTGGGGCAGGCAGCCGAATATCTGGAGCACGGGGTCAGTGGCTGGCTTGTGCCGCCGGAGAATCCTGGGGCGCTGGCGGAGGCGGTGCTGCGACTGATCGGCGATGCAGACCTGCGACAACGCCTGGGCATTGGTGCGCAGTACGCTGCCCGGCAGTACTCCTGGGACCTGCTTGCCCCAATCGCTGAACGGGCGTATGCGCAGGCGGTGAATCAGTCTTATTATCAATTTGACTCCATGTCGATCAATCGCATACCCTGA
- a CDS encoding 4-vinyl reductase: MPDERGSADEPEARYYPNLIGRLYLISLEDVMGRNGVNALLNLAGTRHLVNNYPPNNLKREFPFSDLSAISKATETMYGPRGARGMELRAGRYAFNLGLKEFGPLLGMADLALKLMPMTMKMKIVLNATAQTFDRFSDQPSHVEERKGQFLYIIDKCPICWGRKSDRPVGHLAQGILEEALTWVTGGHSFRIEQTECQGMGCERCIFAIDKDPVD; the protein is encoded by the coding sequence ATGCCTGACGAGCGTGGCAGCGCAGATGAACCTGAGGCGCGATACTATCCTAACCTTATCGGCCGCCTGTATCTCATCAGCCTCGAAGACGTCATGGGCAGAAATGGCGTCAATGCGCTGTTGAATCTGGCCGGAACCCGGCATCTGGTCAATAACTACCCGCCGAACAATCTTAAGCGAGAATTTCCGTTCTCGGATTTGTCGGCGATCTCCAAAGCCACGGAGACGATGTACGGGCCGCGCGGCGCCCGTGGCATGGAGTTGCGCGCCGGGCGCTATGCATTCAACCTGGGGCTGAAAGAGTTCGGTCCGCTCCTCGGTATGGCTGACCTTGCGCTGAAGCTCATGCCGATGACGATGAAGATGAAGATCGTCCTCAACGCGACAGCGCAAACCTTCGACCGCTTCAGCGATCAACCGTCGCACGTCGAGGAGCGTAAAGGGCAATTCCTCTACATTATCGATAAATGTCCGATCTGCTGGGGGCGCAAATCGGATCGTCCGGTCGGGCACCTGGCGCAGGGCATCCTTGAAGAAGCGCTGACCTGGGTGACGGGCGGGCATTCCTTCCGTATTGAACAGACCGAGTGCCAGGGTATGGGATGCGAACGCTGCATCTTTGCGATTGACAAAGATCCTGTTGACTGA
- a CDS encoding glycosyltransferase family 4 protein — MRILMLNNEFPPLGGGTGSVNQALLQRLAHVADLEIDLFTAALGRTPEREQFSERIRLYKVPVDNHDIHHSSNRELLTYAALALPAALARHRVLPYDFCFAWSAVPAGSVALALRRLCGLPYLVRVSGPDIPGFEERYARLYPILTPIIRSVWRNATLVVAKCDGEAAMIRRVDPSIAPVLAPNGVDVRAFRMAAPRNNGPLRIICVARLIERKGQRHLLAALRRLRDAGVTATVEFVGTGDAAQAYRAEADRLGIADQVTFAGYVPRERIADHYAAADVFVLPSYNEGMSVATLEAMAAGLPLVVTRTGGTAELVQEGENGLTFAWGDVETLAQHLAYLAANREVVRQMGAASRRRAERMSWDAVAARYLEIFDRMLNRDVHGTACVVESLQDHKARRDEHDHNCGDRAGGRPDQTATGGVSAGL; from the coding sequence GTGCGTATTCTGATGCTCAACAATGAGTTCCCGCCGCTCGGCGGTGGAACAGGCTCGGTCAATCAGGCGCTGTTGCAGCGGTTGGCGCATGTTGCCGATCTGGAGATCGACCTGTTCACAGCAGCTCTGGGACGCACGCCAGAACGGGAGCAGTTCAGCGAACGCATCCGCCTGTACAAGGTTCCGGTCGATAACCACGATATCCACCACTCATCGAACCGTGAGTTGCTCACGTATGCGGCGCTGGCATTGCCAGCGGCGCTGGCGCGCCATCGGGTGCTGCCGTATGACTTCTGCTTTGCCTGGAGCGCTGTACCTGCCGGTTCGGTCGCGCTGGCGTTGCGCCGTCTCTGCGGATTGCCGTATCTGGTGCGGGTGAGCGGACCGGATATCCCCGGTTTCGAGGAGCGCTACGCGCGGCTCTATCCGATACTGACGCCGATCATTCGATCAGTGTGGCGAAATGCGACGCTCGTTGTGGCGAAGTGTGACGGAGAAGCTGCGATGATCCGCCGGGTCGATCCGTCTATCGCGCCAGTGCTGGCGCCGAATGGCGTTGATGTGCGCGCGTTTCGGATGGCGGCGCCGCGCAACAATGGTCCGCTGCGGATCATCTGCGTGGCGCGCCTGATCGAGCGCAAAGGGCAACGCCATCTGCTGGCGGCATTGCGTCGTCTGCGCGATGCCGGTGTGACCGCGACGGTCGAATTCGTCGGGACTGGTGATGCAGCGCAGGCATATCGCGCCGAAGCCGATCGTCTGGGGATCGCCGATCAGGTGACGTTTGCCGGGTACGTGCCGCGCGAACGGATTGCCGACCATTATGCTGCGGCTGATGTCTTTGTGCTGCCGTCGTACAACGAGGGGATGAGTGTGGCGACGCTCGAAGCAATGGCGGCCGGGTTGCCGCTGGTGGTCACCCGCACCGGAGGCACTGCGGAACTGGTGCAGGAGGGGGAGAATGGGTTGACCTTTGCGTGGGGTGATGTCGAGACCCTTGCGCAGCACCTGGCGTATCTTGCCGCGAACCGTGAGGTGGTGCGGCAGATGGGGGCAGCGTCACGGCGTCGCGCGGAGCGGATGTCGTGGGATGCAGTCGCGGCGCGCTATCTGGAGATTTTCGACCGGATGCTGAACCGGGATGTCCACGGAACGGCGTGCGTGGTAGAATCCCTGCAAGATCATAAGGCGAGGAGGGACGAGCATGACCATAACTGCGGCGACCGCGCCGGAGGTAGACCCGACCAAACCGCCACCGGCGGAGTTTCTGCCGGACTATGA
- a CDS encoding multidrug transporter, translating to MKRIIIREHTLIPPFGEPARDLRVLNKPLWVLQRDLLAPYCRGALEVDSLEEIPPGNEELFVYRDNLFFNEYLIAAFIRMARSSGRACRIAFARDDAAIVTHALHLQEGIRLDERHGVYVADMFYFPRGPDADPEPLVIDTLPREMGYYHVPSYMARHGDLVFQVPMRAFLSIENWVHLFLANSPFGVFSWGRIHEQLVEESWKEKIAVSLTTLIERLNPFAPPWRNHFLSCSRLVKIGKNCSIDPTAIIHGPTVIGNNVYIGAGVVITNSLIGDNVNIMQGSQVMLSVVSDRCYLPFNAGLFMTTLMENSMVAQLSCLQLCVVGRNTFIGAGNIFTDFHLLNRPIRTFHRWKGAEKPELVEVGLPVLGSAVGHNVKIGSGFVVYPARMIESNTVLLYSAPDTAIGHNVVHLASDDDDVDESGEPRRTVYRWPHRYDLANQNGDDEPHGPMLVSMSFAPTVPARR from the coding sequence ATGAAACGCATTATTATCCGCGAGCACACGCTCATCCCCCCGTTTGGCGAGCCGGCGCGCGACCTGCGGGTGCTGAACAAGCCACTCTGGGTGCTGCAACGCGACTTGCTCGCGCCCTACTGCCGTGGCGCGCTGGAAGTCGATTCGCTCGAAGAGATTCCGCCTGGCAATGAAGAATTGTTCGTCTATCGCGACAATCTGTTTTTTAACGAATACCTGATCGCTGCGTTCATTCGCATGGCACGCTCGTCGGGACGCGCCTGCCGCATTGCGTTTGCACGAGACGACGCTGCAATTGTCACCCATGCCCTGCATCTGCAAGAAGGCATTCGCCTGGACGAGCGTCACGGCGTCTATGTCGCCGATATGTTCTACTTCCCGCGCGGTCCTGACGCCGATCCGGAGCCGCTGGTGATCGATACGCTTCCGCGTGAGATGGGGTACTACCATGTTCCCAGTTATATGGCGCGGCACGGCGATCTGGTGTTTCAGGTGCCGATGCGCGCCTTCCTGTCAATCGAGAACTGGGTGCATCTCTTCCTGGCAAACTCGCCGTTCGGCGTCTTCTCGTGGGGACGCATCCACGAACAACTGGTGGAGGAAAGCTGGAAGGAAAAGATTGCCGTTTCGCTGACGACGCTTATAGAACGTCTCAATCCCTTTGCACCGCCCTGGCGCAACCATTTTCTGTCCTGCTCGCGCCTGGTGAAAATCGGCAAGAACTGCTCAATTGACCCGACGGCAATCATTCACGGACCGACCGTGATCGGCAACAATGTCTATATCGGCGCTGGCGTAGTCATTACGAATAGTCTGATCGGCGATAATGTCAACATCATGCAGGGATCGCAGGTGATGTTGAGCGTAGTGAGCGACCGCTGCTACCTGCCGTTCAATGCCGGTCTGTTTATGACGACGCTGATGGAGAATTCGATGGTCGCCCAACTCAGCTGCCTGCAACTATGCGTGGTGGGAAGGAATACGTTCATTGGCGCTGGCAATATCTTTACCGATTTCCATCTGCTGAATCGCCCGATCCGCACCTTCCATCGCTGGAAAGGCGCCGAGAAACCGGAACTGGTTGAGGTTGGACTGCCGGTGCTGGGGTCGGCAGTCGGGCATAATGTCAAAATCGGCAGCGGTTTTGTCGTCTACCCCGCACGTATGATAGAATCTAATACCGTGCTGCTCTATTCAGCGCCGGACACCGCCATCGGGCACAACGTCGTGCATCTTGCCAGCGATGATGACGATGTGGACGAGAGTGGCGAGCCGCGCCGCACCGTCTATCGCTGGCCGCACCGTTACGATCTTGCGAACCAGAATGGCGATGATGAGCCGCACGGTCCGATGCTGGTGTCTATGTCGTTTGCGCCAACTGTTCCCGCGCGACGCTAG
- a CDS encoding Uma2 family endonuclease — translation MTVTIPATAPEVDPTKPPPAEYLPDYDQFVTEDDAPVDNFFSEKQQRLLTEPLYSARMAERLGRPLLAAANVGVFYGEGQPAIVPDALVSLDVELAADLWPKPNRSYFIWRFGKPPDAVVEIVSNREGGELGSKRERYAQLGVAYYVVFDPQRLLGEEVLRCYELRGRTYAPCAGGWLEDIGLGVRLWEGEYEGVKAVWLRWCDQEGNVIPTGAELAEAERARAERLAARLRALGIDPDAEAL, via the coding sequence ATGACGGTGACTATTCCGGCGACCGCGCCGGAGGTGGACCCGACCAAACCGCCGCCGGCGGAGTATCTGCCGGACTATGACCAGTTCGTGACCGAGGATGATGCGCCGGTGGACAATTTCTTCTCCGAAAAGCAGCAGCGCCTGCTGACCGAGCCGCTCTACAGCGCACGAATGGCGGAACGCCTGGGACGACCGCTGCTGGCGGCGGCGAATGTGGGGGTGTTCTACGGCGAGGGACAGCCCGCCATCGTGCCGGACGCGCTGGTGAGCCTGGACGTGGAACTGGCGGCGGACCTGTGGCCCAAGCCGAACCGGTCGTACTTCATCTGGCGCTTCGGCAAGCCGCCGGACGCGGTGGTGGAGATCGTGTCGAACCGGGAGGGGGGCGAACTGGGGTCCAAGCGGGAGCGCTACGCGCAATTGGGGGTGGCGTACTATGTGGTGTTCGACCCGCAGCGGTTGCTGGGGGAGGAGGTGCTGCGGTGCTACGAGTTGCGCGGACGGACGTATGCGCCGTGCGCGGGGGGCTGGCTGGAGGACATCGGTCTGGGGGTGCGGTTGTGGGAGGGGGAATACGAAGGGGTGAAAGCGGTCTGGCTGCGCTGGTGTGATCAGGAGGGGAACGTGATCCCGACCGGGGCGGAACTGGCGGAAGCGGAGCGAGCGCGAGCGGAGCGCCTGGCGGCGCGGTTGCGCGCACTGGGGATTGACCCGGACGCCGAAGCGCTGTAG
- a CDS encoding Uma2 family endonuclease has translation MTVTIPATAPEVDPTKPPPAEYLPDYDQFVTEDDAPVDNFFSEKQQRLLTEPLYSARMAERLGRPLLAAANVGVFYGEGQPAIVPDALVSLDVELAADLWPKPNRSYFIWRFGKPPDAVVEIVSNREGGELGSKRERYAQLGVAYYVVFDPQRVLGEEMLRCYELRGRTYAPCTGGWLEDIGLGVRLWEGEYEGVRTVWLRWCDREGNVIPTGAELAEAERARAEAERQRAEEEQRRAEAERARAEEAQRRAEAERARAEEAQRRAEEARQQAAAERQRAEEEQRRAEAERQRVKEAQRRAEEARQQAAAERARAERLAARLRALGIDPDAEAL, from the coding sequence ATGACGGTGACTATTCCGGCGACCGCGCCGGAGGTGGACCCGACCAAACCGCCGCCGGCGGAGTATCTGCCGGACTATGACCAGTTCGTGACCGAGGATGATGCGCCGGTGGACAATTTCTTCTCCGAAAAGCAGCAGCGCCTGCTGACCGAGCCGCTCTACAGCGCACGAATGGCGGAACGCCTGGGACGACCGCTGCTGGCGGCGGCGAATGTGGGGGTGTTCTACGGCGAGGGGCAGCCCGCCATCGTGCCGGACGCGCTGGTGAGCCTGGACGTGGAACTGGCGGCGGACCTGTGGCCCAAGCCGAACCGGTCGTACTTCATCTGGCGCTTCGGCAAGCCGCCGGACGCGGTGGTGGAGATTGTGTCGAACCGGGAGGGGGGCGAACTGGGGTCCAAGCGGGAGCGGTACGCGCAATTGGGAGTAGCGTACTACGTGGTGTTCGACCCGCAGCGGGTGCTGGGGGAGGAGATGCTGCGGTGCTACGAGTTGCGCGGGCGGACGTATGCGCCGTGCACGGGGGGCTGGCTGGAGGATATCGGTCTGGGGGTGCGGTTGTGGGAGGGGGAGTACGAAGGGGTGAGGACGGTCTGGCTGCGCTGGTGTGATCGAGAGGGAAACGTCATCCCGACCGGGGCGGAACTGGCGGAAGCGGAGCGAGCGCGGGCGGAAGCGGAGCGGCAACGGGCGGAGGAGGAGCAGCGGCGCGCAGAAGCGGAGCGAGCGCGGGCGGAGGAAGCGCAGCGGCGCGCCGAGGCGGAGCGAGCGCGGGCGGAGGAAGCGCAGCGGCGCGCGGAGGAAGCCCGCCAGCAGGCCGCAGCAGAGCGGCAGCGAGCAGAAGAAGAGCAGCGGCGCGCCGAGGCGGAGCGGCAACGAGTGAAGGAAGCGCAGCGGCGCGCGGAAGAAGCCCGCCAGCAGGCCGCAGCGGAGCGGGCGCGAGCGGAGCGCCTGGCGGCGCGGTTGCGCGCGCTGGGGATTGATCCGGACGCCGAAGCGCTGTAG
- a CDS encoding glycosyltransferase family 2 protein — MSEGDVSVGQASRTHETRDTRMAIPTDDPQAALAFCRRLAGLLIDHSDNGVMPPSRPHLSVVLPVFNERENLPALYERLVRVLDAGNHSYELVFVDDGSRDGSRDVLYALAERDPRVVVVELARNFGHQIAISAGLDYARGDGVIVMDSDLQDPPEVLPEFIARWREGYDVVYAVRASRKENLLLRAAYALFYRLLRWIANIDIPLDAGDFCLMDRRVVDVLTAMPERNRFVRGIRSWVGMKQIGLPYDRQGRYAGKPKYTLSRLTYLAIDGIVAFSFVPLRIITILGFIVSAVSIALAILYTVQRLAFGLTPPGFPTLIVAIFFLAGIQLITIGVIGEYVGRIYEEVKQRPLYVVRRVTGRMG; from the coding sequence ATGTCCGAAGGTGATGTCAGCGTCGGACAGGCATCGCGCACGCACGAGACGCGCGATACACGTATGGCGATTCCCACCGACGATCCTCAGGCGGCGCTGGCGTTCTGTCGCCGGCTGGCAGGGTTGCTCATAGATCATTCCGACAATGGCGTCATGCCGCCGTCGCGTCCACATCTCTCTGTTGTCTTGCCAGTCTTCAACGAGCGCGAAAACCTGCCTGCGCTCTACGAACGGTTGGTACGCGTGCTCGATGCCGGGAACCACTCGTATGAACTGGTGTTTGTCGATGATGGGAGCCGCGACGGGAGCCGTGATGTGTTGTACGCCCTTGCAGAACGCGACCCGCGCGTTGTCGTTGTCGAACTGGCGCGCAATTTCGGGCATCAGATCGCAATCAGCGCCGGGCTGGACTATGCGCGCGGCGATGGCGTGATTGTGATGGATTCGGATTTGCAGGATCCGCCGGAGGTGCTGCCGGAGTTCATCGCACGCTGGCGCGAGGGGTACGATGTGGTCTACGCGGTGCGCGCGAGCCGGAAGGAGAATCTGCTGCTGCGGGCGGCATATGCGCTGTTCTACCGCCTGTTGCGATGGATTGCCAATATTGATATTCCCCTCGATGCTGGCGATTTTTGCCTGATGGACCGGCGGGTGGTGGATGTGTTGACCGCCATGCCGGAACGCAACCGGTTTGTGCGCGGCATTCGCAGTTGGGTGGGGATGAAGCAGATCGGGTTGCCGTATGATCGGCAGGGACGTTATGCCGGAAAGCCGAAGTATACGTTGAGCCGATTGACCTATCTGGCGATCGACGGAATCGTGGCGTTCAGTTTTGTGCCGCTGCGGATCATCACCATTCTTGGCTTCATTGTTTCTGCCGTGTCGATTGCACTGGCGATCCTCTATACCGTGCAGCGCCTGGCGTTTGGGTTGACGCCGCCTGGATTTCCAACGTTGATCGTGGCTATTTTCTTCCTGGCAGGCATTCAACTGATCACCATCGGCGTCATTGGTGAATATGTGGGGCGTATTTATGAAGAAGTGAAACAACGCCCGCTGTATGTGGTTCGACGTGTGACGGGGAGGATGGGTTGA
- a CDS encoding Uma2 family endonuclease: MTITAATAPEVDPTKPPPAEFLPDYDQFVTEDDAPVDNFFSEKQQRLLTEPLYSARMAERLGRPLLAAANVGVFYGEGQPAIVPDALVSLDVALAADLWPKANRSYFIWRFGKPPDAVVEIVSNREGGELGSKRERYAQLGVAYYVVFDPQRLLGEEALRCYELRGRTYAPCAENWLGDIGLGVRLWEGEYEGVKAVWLRWCDREGNVIPTGAELAAAERARAEAERQRAEEEQRRAEEARQQAAAERQRAEEEQRRAEEARQQAAAERQRAEEERVRAERLAARLRALGIDPDAEAL; this comes from the coding sequence ATGACCATAACTGCGGCGACCGCGCCGGAGGTAGACCCGACCAAACCGCCACCGGCGGAGTTTCTGCCGGACTATGACCAGTTCGTGACCGAGGATGATGCGCCGGTGGACAATTTCTTCTCCGAAAAGCAGCAGCGCCTGCTGACCGAGCCGCTCTACAGCGCACGAATGGCGGAACGCCTGGGACGACCGCTGCTGGCGGCGGCGAATGTGGGGGTGTTCTACGGCGAGGGGCAGCCTGCGATTGTGCCGGATGCGCTGGTGAGCCTGGACGTGGCGCTGGCGGCGGACCTGTGGCCCAAGGCGAACCGGTCGTACTTCATCTGGCGCTTCGGCAAGCCGCCGGACGCAGTGGTGGAGATTGTGTCGAACCGCGAAGGGGGCGAACTGGGGTCCAAGCGGGAGCGCTACGCGCAATTGGGGGTGGCGTACTACGTGGTGTTCGACCCGCAGCGGTTGCTGGGGGAGGAGGCGCTGCGGTGCTACGAGTTGCGCGGGCGGACGTATGCGCCGTGTGCGGAGAACTGGCTGGGGGACATCGGTCTGGGGGTGCGGTTATGGGAAGGGGAATACGAAGGGGTGAAGGCGGTCTGGCTGCGCTGGTGTGATCGAGAGGGGAACGTCATCCCGACCGGGGCGGAACTGGCGGCGGCGGAGCGAGCGCGGGCGGAAGCGGAGCGGCAACGGGCGGAGGAAGAGCAGCGGCGCGCGGAGGAAGCCCGCCAGCAGGCCGCAGCGGAGCGGCAACGGGCGGAGGAAGAGCAGCGGCGCGCGGAGGAAGCCCGCCAGCAGGCCGCAGCGGAGCGGCAACGGGCGGAGGAGGAGCGGGTGCGAGCGGAGCGCCTGGCGGCGCGGTTGCGCGCACTGGGGATTGACCCGGACGCCGAAGCGCTGTAG
- a CDS encoding Uma2 family endonuclease, with translation MTVTIPATAPEVDPTKPPPAEYLPDYDQFVTEDDAPVDNFFSEKQQRLLTEPLYSARVAERLGRPLLAAANVGVFYGEGQPAIVPDALVSLDVELAADLWPKANRSYFIWRFGKPPDAVVEIVSNREGGELGSKRERYAQLGVAYYVVFDPQRLLGEEALRCYELRGRTYAPCAENWLGDIGLGVRLWEGEYEGVTAVWLRWCDQEGNVIPTGAELAEAERQRAEAERARAEAEQQRAEAERARAERLAARLRALGIDPDAEAL, from the coding sequence ATGACGGTGACTATTCCGGCGACCGCGCCGGAGGTGGACCCGACCAAACCGCCGCCGGCGGAGTATCTGCCGGACTATGACCAGTTCGTGACCGAGGATGATGCGCCGGTGGACAATTTCTTCTCCGAAAAGCAGCAGCGCCTGCTGACCGAGCCGCTCTACAGCGCACGGGTGGCGGAACGCCTGGGACGACCGCTGCTGGCGGCGGCGAACGTGGGAGTGTTCTACGGCGAGGGACAGCCCGCCATCGTGCCGGACGCGCTGGTGAGCCTGGACGTGGAACTGGCGGCGGACCTGTGGCCCAAGGCGAACCGGTCGTACTTCATCTGGCGCTTCGGCAAGCCGCCGGACGCGGTGGTGGAGATTGTGTCGAACCGGGAGGGGGGCGAACTGGGGTCCAAGCGGGAGCGCTACGCGCAATTGGGGGTGGCGTACTACGTGGTGTTCGACCCGCAGCGGTTGCTGGGGGAGGAGGCGCTGCGGTGCTACGAGTTGCGCGGACGGACGTATGCGCCGTGCGCGGAGAACTGGCTGGGGGACATCGGTCTGGGGGTGCGGTTATGGGAAGGAGAATACGAAGGGGTGACGGCGGTCTGGCTGCGCTGGTGTGACCAGGAAGGGAACGTCATCCCGACCGGGGCGGAACTGGCGGAAGCGGAGCGGCAGCGGGCGGAGGCAGAGCGAGCGCGGGCGGAGGCGGAGCAGCAGCGCGCCGAGGCGGAGCGAGCGCGAGCGGAGCGCCTGGCGGCGCGGTTGCGCGCGCTGGGGATTGATCCGGACGCCGAAGCGCTGTAG